In Chitinophaga oryzae, the sequence GCGGTTAGATCAGACAATTGGGAGAGAGAGAATGGATGCCTTTATAAAAGAGACGGAAGAAGTTAAACTCGCTTGGGAAAAATAGTTATGACTCCCTCACTAACGCCCACATATTAATATCAAACAATCTTCCTTCCCATTCCATCCATTTCTTCAGCGTGCCTTCCTGGCGGAAGCCGTTCTTGATGAGCACTCTCTCGGAGGAAATATTGGCGGGCATTACTTCTGCTTCCATGCGGCTGAGTTCCAGTTCCCGGAAGCCGTAGCGTACCAGTTCAAGGATGGCTTCGGTCATGTATCCCTGGCCCCAGTAGGCATGTGCGAGGGCGTAGACGATAACGCCGCGGTGCAATTGTGGAAAGCTGTTAAAGCCGATGGTGCCGATGAGTTTTGACTGTCCCCGCAGGGTGATGCCCCACCGGATACCCAGCTGGTCCCTGAAACGCTGGTGGAAATAGGAGATGACTCTTTCTGCATCCAGTTCTGTTTTTAGCGGCATGACATGGTAATATTGCGTAACGCGCTGGTCGCTGAAGAGGTCCAGCAGATCGGCGGCATGCCAGGGCTGCAGTTCTACGAGGTCCAGGCGGTCGGTGTGCAGTATGGGAAATATGTTGGGTAACGGATGCATGGTAACTGGTGGTTGTCTCTCTAAAATACAAAAAAAGGGCGGGATAGGTTCCCGCCCTTCTATGGTTTATGTAGCATAAGATTTATTGGTGCAGCGAAATTGGGCCGCGTTGGATGATACCACCGCCGATAACATCATCGCCTTCATAGAAAACGGCGGACTGGCCGGGGGCGATGCCTTTTACATGTTCGAAGAAGTTGACTTTTACCTTGCCGTCTTCGTTGTGCAGGAGGCTCAGGGCGCCGGGGTCTTTGTAGCGGATCTTGGTGATGGCTTCCATGCCGTCCGGGATCGTTTCATATTTGCCCATGTTGAGGCCGCTGACGAACATCTCATTTTTCTGCAGTTCGTCTTCGTTGCCCAGGACGATGGTATTGGTTTCCGGGATGATTTCGGTAACGAATACCGGGCGACCGAGGGCGATATCGAGTCCTTTTCTCTGTCCGATGGTATAGAAAGGATAACCTTTGTGTTTACCCACGATGGTGCCGTCGGCCAGCACGAAGTTGCCGCCGTTGACCCTTTCTTCCAGTCCTTCTACTTTCCGTTTGAGGAATCCGCGGTAGTCGTTGTCGGGCACGAAGCAGATCTCATAGCTTTCTGCTTTTTTAGCCAGTTCGGGGTATCCGAAGTCGAAGGCCATTTGCCTGATTTCCGTTTTGCGGTATTTCCCTAAGGGAAGGATGGTGCGGGCGAGGACGTCCTGCTGGATGCCCCACAATACGTAGCTTTGATCTTTTGTTTCGTCGATTCCTTTGCTGATAACCATTCGGCCGTTGTCGTGACGCCGGATCTGACCGTAGTGTCCGGTAGCAATAAATTCACAGTCCATGGCATCGGCCCGTTTCATGAGGGCTCGCCATTTGATATGTGTATTACACAGTACGCACGGGTTGGGGGTGCGACCGGCAATATATTCGTCTACGAAGTTATTGATGACAAAGTCCCCGAATTCATCGCGGATATCCAGCACAAAGTGCGGGAACCCGTGATGCACCGCAGCTGCGCGGGCATCATTGAATGAGTCGAGGTTACAGCAGCCGGTTTCCTTTTTACTGGCCCCGGCAGAAGCATAATCCCAGGTCTTCATGGTGATACCCACCACTTCATAGCCCTGCTCATGCAACATCAGCGCTGTAACGGTACTATCGATACCGCCGCTCATGGCCACCAGCACTTTACCATGCTTGCTCATTTTAAAAAAGTTTAAGGACGCAAATTTACTGATTTTCCGGGCAACCGCCTATTGATAGAATAAATGCCTGTATTGAAGCCGTTTATGGGCTTTAATAGCATTTTACCCAGTTTTAGCTAATATTTGTCCACACACTACAATTTGTAGCCCCAACATTATATATTTATTGGATTAAGTATCTATTTAGCCTAATTTTAGACGAGATGCTACACACATTAAACAAAGAGTATATATTAAAGCAGACAAATTCCGGCGTTGATGAAAAAGTCTTTCATTTCCCGGAAAAGATATTACAGTTTGGCACCGGCGTATTGTTACGCGGGCTGGTAGACTATCTGGTGGACCAGGGCAACCGCAGCGGCTGCTATGAAGGCCGTATTGTAGTGGTGAAATCCACCGACGGCGATACCAGTGAATTCTCCGGCCAGGACAACCTGTATACGACGCATATCAAAGGCATCGCCCAGGGGGAACTGGTTGACCAGGTACTGATCAACGCTTCTATCAGCCGGGTTTTGCAATCGAATGCAGATTGGGGGGAAGTGCTGGCAGCCGTGCGACAGCCGGCCCTGCAGACCATCATCTCCAATACCACCGAGGTGGGCATACAATACGTACCGGAGAAAATCGGCGACAGCGCTCCGGCATCTTTCCCGGGTAAACTGCTGGCCGTCCTGAAAGAACGGTACGAATACTTCCGCGGCAGCGGTAACACCGGCTTTGTGATCGTACCTACTGAACTTGTGGTCGACAACGGACGTCTGCTGAAAGAGATCGTTTTGAAACTGGCGGCCTATAACGACATGCCGGCAGCTTTTGTACAATGGATCGAAAACGAGAATCATTTCTGTAACTCGCTGGTGGACAGGATCGTACCCGGTAAACCGCGTAACCTCGCGGAACTGGAAGAAAAAGCGGGTTATACCGATAAGCTGTGGATCGAAGTAGAGCCTTTCCTGTTGTGGGCGATAGAAGGAGATGCCCACGTACAGTCGGTCCTGGGCTTTCATAAAGCAGACGAGCGGATGCTCATCGCCCCCAGCATCGTGCCTTTCCGGGAACAGAAGCTGCGCCTGCTCAATGGCAGTCACACCGCGGCAGTACCGCTGGCTTATCTCTCCGGGCTGAACACGGTATATGAATGCATGAAAGACGACTACATGCGGCATTTCTTTGAGGAAGTGGTCCTGCGGGAAATATTGCCTACCATCGAACAGACATGCCCGCAGGCGGCCAGCTTCGCGCAGGACGTACTGGACCGTTTCGCCAATCCGTTCATCGCACATAAACTGATCAGCATCACTTTCCAGGAAAGCTCGAAAATGAATGCGCGTAACGTACGCACCCTCACCCGGTATTACGAGCAGTTTAAGACATTACCGGAATTTATGTGCCTCGGTTTTGCGGCCATGCTGCTGTTCCTGAAGCCCACCCGCATGGAGGACGGTAAATACTTCGGTACCCGGGACGGGGAGGAATACCAGATCACCGATGATAACATCGCCATTTTTGCCGCCCACTGGGAAACATATTCTTCCCCGCAACAGCTGGCAGAAAGGGTTTGCGCCGATAGCCGTCTCTGGGAAGCAGACCTGGCCGCTATCCCGCATTTTACGGAGACAGTGGCTGGTTACCTGCAAACCATGATGACCGGTGTGAAAAACGTGATGCAACTCCAGCTACCAAAAAACTAATCATTAGTATATGAAGGGATTTCTGACGGAAGATTTTTTATTACAAACAGAAACGGCTAAACGATTATATTTTGACTATGCGCAATCGATGCCGGTGATTGACTATCATAATCATCTGCCTCCTGACGAAATTGCACAGAACAAGGTCTTTAAAAACATGACCGACATATGGCTGCGCGGCGATCACTACAAGTGGCGCGCCATGCGGGCCAACGGCGTAGCGGAGCAGTACATCACCGGCAGCGCCGACGACTTCACCAAATTCCGCCACTGGGCAGCGACAACGCCGTATACCATGCGTAACCCGCTGTACCACTGGTCGCACATGGAGCTGAAAAATCCCTTCGGCATCACCGACCTGCTAAGCGAAGCTACCGCCGAAAAAATATGGGAAGCCGGCAATGATAAACTGCCGAAGCTTTCCACCCGGCAGCTGCTGCAACATTTTAAGGTAGAAGTGGTTTGCACCACCGATGACCCCACCGATTCGCTGGAGCATCACCAGGCCATTGCCAATAAGCCTTTTGGCACCCGCGTGTTGCCTACCTTCCGGCCCGACAAGGCCATGGCGGTGGACACGCCGGCCGTATTCAACGCATTTGTGGATAAGCTGTCGGCCATTACCGACCGCGAGATCCGCTCTTACCGCGACCTCGTGGAAGCGCTGCAGCTGCGTCATACCTACTTCCATGAAGCGGGCGGCCGGTTGAGCGACCACGGTATTACCACCTTCTCTTTTGCCGCTTATACCCAGCAGGAGCTGGACAATATTTTCCTCAACGCCCGTGGCCACCAGGCGGCCACGCCCTATGAGAGCGAGCAGTTTAAAACCGCTATGCTGCTGCAAATCTGCGAGTGGAACCACGAACGGGGCTGGGCCCAGCAATTCCATGCCGGCGCTATCCGTAACAACAATTCCCGGCTGTTGCAGCAACTGGGCGCCGATGCCGGTGTGGACTCCATCGGCGACTGGAGCATGGCAGCTGCCATGAGCGCATTCTTCGATGCACTGGATAAGAAAAACAAACTGGCAAAGACCGTTATCTATAATCTTAATCCCGCCTGGAACGAAGTGTTTGCCACAATGGCCGGCAACTTCCAGGACGGCACCATCCCCGGCAAGATCCAGTTTGGCTCCGGCTGGTGGTTCCTCGACCAGAAAGACGGGATGGAGAAACAAATCAATACCCTGAGCAATATGGGGCTGCTGAGCCGTTTTGTAGGTATGCTGACAGATTCCCGGAGTTTTCTATCTTTTCCCCGTCATGAATATTTTCGTCGTATTTTGTGCAATCTCATTGGTCGTGATGTGGAAAACGGTGAACTCCCCAACGACATTCCATGGTTAGGGAAGATGGTCCAGGATATTTGTTACTACAACGCAAAAGCATATTTTGATTTTTAGATGAAGTCTGTAAAAGTTATCACTTTCGGGGAACTGTTGTTGCGCCTGTCACCCGACCTGGCGGGCAATAGTTCCGCTATTTTTGTCGGTGGCGCAGAAGCCAATGTAGCTGCTGCACTGGCACGCTGGGGTACGCCGGTGGCATATATCAGTAAAGTGCCGGAAAACGGTTTTTCGCGGGACGTATTGAAACAGCTGAGTGACCGCGGCATTGCCACCGACCGGATGTTGTGGGGCGGCGACCGTATCGGTATCTATTACCTTGCACAGGGCAGCGATCTGAAACACGCCGAGGTGGTGTATGACCGTAAATATTCTTCTTTCAGCCAGATAATACCGGGTACGGTCAACTGGGACGAGCTGCTGGGAGATGCCGAATGGTTTCACTGGAGCGCTATCAGCCCTGCGCTGAACCCTGATGCTGCCGTGATTTGCAAAGAAGTGCTGGAAGCTGCTACCCGGAAGGGAATGACCATCTCCACCGATCTCAACTACCGCAGCAAATTATGGCAATACGGCAAGCAGCCGCATGAAGTGATGCCTGAGCTGGTGGCTTATTGCGATGTGATCATGGGTAATATCTGGGCTGCCCGCACCATGCTGGACACCACGCTGGACAGTGCGGCGCTGGAAGCGGACACCAAAACCGTGTACCTGGAACAGGCGCTGAAAGTAGCGGAAGAGATAACGGCGCGGAATAAACGCTGTAAAAGAGTGGCCTTCACTTTCCGTTTCAGCAAAGACACCACCCACGCGCAATACTATACTTTCTATTATCACAACGGACAGGCCAGCATTTCAAAAGAATATGAAACACATGCAGTGGTGGACCGTGTAGGCAGCGGCGACTGTTTTATGGCGGGCCTTATCCATGCACAGCTGGAAGGAAAGGATGATCAGGGTATCATCTCTTATGCCGCCGCCGCCGCTTATTCCAAGTTTTTTGTGAAAGGAGATTTTAACACCACCTCTTATGAGGATATTATAAAACTGATGTAATTATGGCACCAAACCCGGAAACCATTATAGCTGCATTTGAGCAGAGCGGTATTATCCCCGTTTTTTACCACGACGATGCAGATGTTTGTTGCGAAGTGCTGCAGGCTTGTTACGACGGAGGCCTCCGCGTATTTGAGTTCACCAGCAGGGGCGCGCAGGCGCAGCCCAATTTCTCCCGCCTGCTGGAACTGAAAAAGGCGAAGATGCCTGATCTGTACCTCGGTATCGGCACTATTAAAGATGCCACTGCCGCGGCAGCCTATACGCAACTGGGCGCCGATTTCATCGTGTGTCCTGTCACAGATCCTGAAACAGGCGCTTACTGCCGTTCACAGCAGATCCTGTGGATACCAGGTTGTATGACGCCTACCGAAATTTCCGTGGCAGAAAAAAACGGCGCTCCGCTGGTGAAGCTATTCCCCGGTAATGTATTGGGGCCGGCTTATGTAAAAGCTATCAAGCCACTGTTCCCGGACCTGAAGTTTATGCCTACCGGCGGTGTGGAGCCTACCCGGGTGAGCATGGACGCCTGGTTTGATGCCGGTGTTGTTTGCGTGGGCATGGGCAGTAACCTGCTCTCTAAATCACTGATTGACAGCCGCGATTGGGCATCGCTGAAAGAGAAAATAGTGCAAACGTTTGCATTTCTCAGCAGTAAGCCGTAAATTAAAGCCAACTTATAAATTCCAAATCAGCCGTAATGAATTCCACAACTTTAGGTAACTATCGCTGGCGTGTGTGCGCACTTCTCTTTGTAGCTACCACGATTAACTATATTGACAGGCAGGTGCTGGGTTTGCTGAAAAGCGATCTTTCCAGTGAATTCAACTGGACGGAGCAGGATTATAGTAACCTGGTCATGATTTTCTCTGCGGCGTATTCCGTTGGCTTACTGTTTTTTGGACGGTTGGTAGATAAAATGGGGTCCAAAAACGGATACAGCATTTCTATCATCGTGTGGAGCCTGTCGGCCATGGCGCATGCACTGGTGCGCTCCACCATGGGCTTTGGCGTGGTACGTTCCGTTCTGGGCGTAAGCGAGGCCGGTAACTTCCCTGCAGCGATCAAAGCCACCGCTGAGTGGTTTCCCAAAAAAGAAAGGGCTTTTGCCACCGGTATTTTCAACAGTGGTTCCAATATTGCGGCCGTTGTTGGTCCGGTGATGGTATACTGGCTGGCCCGTAATCACGGCTGGCGCCATGCTTTCTTCTGGACGGGCGCCATTGGTTTCGTGTGGCTGGTGTTATGGTGGATTTACTATGAAATTCCCTCCCGTCAGAAAAGGCTGGGCAAGGCGGAATTTGATCATATTCACTCCGATCAGGAGGTAGAAGAAGTGGCGCCGCAACCGGTAAGATGGGGCCGGCTGCTGGGCATCAGGCAAACATGGGCTTTTGTATTCGGTAAACTGCTCACCGATCCGGTATGGTGGTTTTTCCTCTTCTGGCTGCCCGGCTACCTGGAATCTATTTTCCATGTGAATCTGAAAGCCAATCTGGGTCTTCCTATCATCATCATCTATGCTGTCACCAGCTTCGGCAGTATCGGCGGAGGATGGTTGTCTTCCCATCTCATTAAAACCGGTTGGCCTATTTTCAAAGCCCGTAAGGTGTCTATGCTGATCTTTGCGCTGTGTGTGGCGCCGATCATGTTAATTCAATATATCAGTAACGTGTGGCTGGCCATTGCGCTTATCAGCCTGGCTACCGCGGCTCACCAGGCCTGGTCCGCCACCATCTTCACCACCGCTTCCGATATGTTCCCTAAACGCGCTGTAAGCTCTGTTGTAGGTATCGGCGGCATGGCCGGTTCCATCGGCGGCACGCTGTTTCCCATCGTGATCGGCGCTATGCTGGAACATTATAAACTGCTGGGTAATATTGGCATCGGTTATAATATCCTTTTCGTGATGTGCGGAGTGGCTTACCTGCTGGCATGGACAGTGATGCACTTCTTTGCACCGAAGATGGAACAAGTGAAACTTTGATGGCCATGATTTTTGCTGATTTCGCTGATCCAGGAAGATGGGAGCGAAGCATGAAAGCGGAGATTAAACAGCGATCAGAAAGCGCTTAATAATACTTTAACACAACTGCAAAACAATTAAAGAAAGAAGGCCGGCTGAATATTCAGCCGGCCTTTCTATTACGATATGTTCAGAAATAAGTGAACAGGTAGTGTTGCGTGGCATCACAGTTATAACGACACTCCTCTTTTCCACGGAATAAAGTCATCCTGGTTCAGCTGTTCCGCTTTGGTATGTACCTCGCCGCTGGCCGCTTTGATGACGAATTCGAGGATCTGTTCGCCCATCTCGGCGATGCTGTGTTCTCCGCTGATAATAGTGCCGGTATTGATATCGATAATGTCTTTCATGCGGGTGGCCAGTTTCGTGTTGGTCGCCAGTTTCACTACAGGAGCGATCGGGTTGCCGGTAGGCGTGCCGAGGCCGGTGGTGAACAGTACGATATTGGCGCCGGAACCTACTTCCGCAGAGGTGGACTCTACGTCGTTGCCTGGTGTGCATAAAAGGTTCAGCCCCGGTTTGGTCACATACTCCGTATAGTCGAGCACGTCAGTCACCGGAGAGGTGCCGCCTTTTTTGGCAGCGCCGGCAGATTTGATGGCGTCGGTAATGAGGCCGTCTTTGATATTGCCGGGGGAAGGGTTCATATAAAAACCGGAACCTACTGACTGGGCCTGGTTTTCATAAGCCCGCATGATGCGGATGAATTTATCGGAAATTTCTTCTGTTACGCAGCGGTTGATCAGTTCCTGTTCTACGCCGCACAGTTCCGGGAATTCGGAGAGGATGGAGGTGCCGCCCAGTGCTACGAGCAGGTCGGAGGTGTGCCCTACGGCCGGGTTGGCGGAAATGCCGGAGAAGCCGTCGGAGCCGCCGCATTCCAGGCCTATCACCAGTTTGGACAGGGGAGTGGGCTTACGCGTCTGTTTGTTCGCTTCTATCAGCGCCAGGAAAGTGTCTTTGATGGCGGCTGACAGCATCGCAAATTCAGATGCGCTTTTTTGCTGCTCGTAAACCAGTACCGGTTTGTTGAACTGCGGATTCAGTTTCTTCAGGGCTTCCTGCAGGATAGACACCTGTGCATGCTGGCAACCCAGGCTGAGGATGGTAGCTCCCGCCACGTTGGAGTGGTGGATATAGCCGGCCAGCAGGGCGCACAATGCATCTGAATCCTGACGGGTACCGCCACAGCCGCCTTCGTGCGTGAGAAACTTGATACCGTCGATATTAGGGAATATAACATTACGTTTATCCGTTGCCGTTATATTTTCTGCTTCGTATTGTTTAACCGCGTCGATGTTGCCGCTTTTGTACAGCGCAACGAGGTCCTGCACCTGTTCGTTATAAACTTCTGCCGGTGCGAATCCCAGCCCTTTTTCGAAAGCTGTTTTGATTACGCCTACGTTCCTGTTTTCGCAGAAAACGAGCGGTATTACGAGCCAGTAGTTGCGGGTGCCCACCTGTCCGTCTTCACGCTGGTAGCCCATAAAAGTGGCGTTCTTCCATTTGCTGACATCGGGGGCCTGCCACTGGATGGCGCCGTCTTTTTCATGGAAAGCGTTTGCATCGTGCACAACGTTTTCCGTGGTGAGGCTTTCCCCTTTTTTCAGCGGGCGGGTAGATTTCCCTACCAGTACGCCGTACATGGTAATGGGTTCGTTGCCGTCGATATCGTTGATCAGGAATTTATGTTTCGCAGAGATATTTTGCTGGAGCTGTATGTCTTGGCCATTGAATGAAACATGGGTGCCGGCGGGGATATCCTGCAACGCCACTAGCACATTATCATTCGGATGAATTTGTAAGTAAGTGTTCATAAAAGCTAAAGTAGTAAATAACGTTACCGGCTGTTAATACTATAATGTTAATCCTTGATAAGATTTTGACTATTTGCCTGACACGCTGTAACGTTTGATGGTAGCAAGTTACGAATGATTTATCATTTCCGGAGAGCCTGTTGACTGTTAAAAAAACATCTGTTTTTGAACTGATATTTTTTAATCATAACCTGATATGTTTTTGATAAAAGAACTGCCTGTCCTGCCGGCGTCATCCCCCTGCTTCCGCTGAAACATGCGACATATTTTATATCTTACCCGAAATATTGTTTGTATGCGTATTCCACGGGTAACCGGATTTTTAGTGATGATCATTGTTTGTTGTTCCCTGCATGTGGCTGCCCAACAGGAGCAGCGGAACTATTTATACACCGCCTGGAGCGAGGCCAACGGAAATGCAGCCTTCAGTAATATGAGCTGGCGGGAGAACCAGCGAAAGCATATGGCGGAGGTGATACAGCAACTGCCGGACGCTATGCGGGCCAGGATGCTGGCCGATGCTGACAAGGCCATGAGTTTTACCTGGCCAGCCTTGCCGGCCTCTTTGTATCTGCAGTTCCGCGATAATGGCAACCGGGTCAATTTTGAGAATGCGCAGTTTGAGCGACGTAAGATATTGTCTTCCCTGGTGGTAGGGGAACTGGCGGGCGGTAATGGTAAATACATTCCGCAGATCGCTAATGGTTTGTGGGCTATTATGGAAGAAAGCACCTGGGTGTTGCCGGCGCATGTCGGTATACAGAAAGCCGGTACCGGCCTGGCGGACCCCGCGGAACCCATCATTGATCTGTTTGCCGGTGAAACAGCGGCTACTATCAGCTGGGCGCAATTCCTCCTGGGAACGAAGCTGGATAAATTTTCTCCTATGATCGGCCGGCGGATCGACTATGAGCTGAACCGGCGTATTGTATCGCCCTATCTTGAGCGGACGGATTTCTGGTGGATGGGTTTCAACGGCCGGCCTATGAACAACTGGAATATCTGGATCAATACCAACATTCTGCAGGTGGCCCTGCTGGCGGTGAACGAAAGGGATATCCGTAACAAGGTGATAGAAAAAACGATTCGCAGCGCCGACTTTTTCCTGAATAGTTATCCGGAAGATGGCGGTTGTGACGAAGGCCCCAGCTATTGGGGACATGCCGGCGGCAAGCTGATAGAGTTTATCAACTGGATGCGCTGGGCTTCGGCCGGCAAGGCGGACTTCAGTAAGAATGAGCTGATACACCGCATAGGCACCTATATCTACAAAATGCACATCGACAGCAGCCGGTTTGTGAATTTCGCGGATGCCTCTGCCCGCACCATTCCGCCGCCGCATACAGTATACCTTTACGGGGAAATCTTCAAAGACCGGCAGATGAAGGAGTTTGGCGCTTACCTGTACCGGCTGGCCAACCCGGATACCACCCGCATCAATACCTGGTCGTTGCTGACATTTATTTATGATCTCGAAGGGCGCAAGTCATTTTTAAGCACCACGCCGAAGGCGCCTTATACGAGCGACAACTGGCTGCCCGATCTGCAGGTGCTGTCACTTCGTTCCATCCCCGGCAGCTTCCGCGGCCTGTTTTTCGCCGCCAAGGGCGGTCATAACGCAGAGAGCCATAATCACAATGATATCGGCAATTTCGTGCTGTATATGGACGGAGAGCCTGCTATTATAGATGTGGGCGTTGGTACCTATACCAAACAGACTTTCAGCAACGACCGCTATCAGTTGTGGTATATGCAGTCGCAATGGCATAACTGCCCTACGGTGAATGGCGTGCAGCAGCAGGATGGTCGCCGGTTTAAGGCTAAATCGGTCTCTTATGCCGATAAAGGCGATAGCAAAACATTCAGCCTGGATATTGCTGCAGCCTATCCCGAGGCGGCCATGGTAAAAACGCTAACACGCACCTTCTCCTTTATACCGGCGGATTCCCGTCTGAAACTGACCGAAGATTATGAGCTACAGTCCTGGAAAGCGCCCTATCAGCTGCACTTTATGACCTGCCTGCCGGCAGATGTCAAAACACCCGGAAAGGTGCTGCTGCAAGGCAACAATGCCATCTTGCAAATGACCTATGATGCGTCCCGCTTTGAGGCCGTTGCAGAGCGGCAGGCCATTGATGACGGCCGGTTGTCGCCCGTCTGGGGAGCGGCGGTGTACCGCATCACTCTTAAAGACAAAGGACAGGCGTTGCAGGCCAAAAACACCATTGACTTCGAGATGAAACGCAAGCGATAGTAATATATATTTTTTGTAGAATATGATTGCCAACAGGAATGATGAAATGTAATAAGATAGCGGGTTGTCTATATAATAATTGTAGTTTTTACAATTAATTGACGCTATCTTTTTTGCAAAAGCTTTGTATTTTGCAAACGTTTGCATTACTTTAGGCGAAAGCTTTGAGAGCGGAGGGTAATGCAGTCCACGTTAGTACAGGCCGTCATGCTGCATGACAGGCTGCCGCCGGATAGTGT encodes:
- a CDS encoding heparinase II/III domain-containing protein yields the protein MRIPRVTGFLVMIIVCCSLHVAAQQEQRNYLYTAWSEANGNAAFSNMSWRENQRKHMAEVIQQLPDAMRARMLADADKAMSFTWPALPASLYLQFRDNGNRVNFENAQFERRKILSSLVVGELAGGNGKYIPQIANGLWAIMEESTWVLPAHVGIQKAGTGLADPAEPIIDLFAGETAATISWAQFLLGTKLDKFSPMIGRRIDYELNRRIVSPYLERTDFWWMGFNGRPMNNWNIWINTNILQVALLAVNERDIRNKVIEKTIRSADFFLNSYPEDGGCDEGPSYWGHAGGKLIEFINWMRWASAGKADFSKNELIHRIGTYIYKMHIDSSRFVNFADASARTIPPPHTVYLYGEIFKDRQMKEFGAYLYRLANPDTTRINTWSLLTFIYDLEGRKSFLSTTPKAPYTSDNWLPDLQVLSLRSIPGSFRGLFFAAKGGHNAESHNHNDIGNFVLYMDGEPAIIDVGVGTYTKQTFSNDRYQLWYMQSQWHNCPTVNGVQQQDGRRFKAKSVSYADKGDSKTFSLDIAAAYPEAAMVKTLTRTFSFIPADSRLKLTEDYELQSWKAPYQLHFMTCLPADVKTPGKVLLQGNNAILQMTYDASRFEAVAERQAIDDGRLSPVWGAAVYRITLKDKGQALQAKNTIDFEMKRKR